In Flavobacterium cerinum, one genomic interval encodes:
- the uvrA gene encoding excinuclease ABC subunit UvrA — MKTDITTLEPKKNIIIKGAQLHNLKNIDVAIPRNKLVVITGLSGSGKSSLAFDTLYAEGQRRYVESLSSYARQFLGRLDKPKVEYIKGIAPAIAIEQKVNTTNARSTVGTSTEIYDYLKLLYARIGKTFSPVTGREVKKDTVTDVVNEVKKLPLESKWMLLSPIHLEEGRKLEDKLKVLLQQGFARILIDNQMVRLDEIDQHTLDNKDILLIIDRIIVKEEEEFYNRLADAAQTAFYEGKGECYLQELNSEKRIIFSNNFEMDGILFLEPNVHLFSFNNPYGACPKCEGYGNVIGIDEELVIPNTALSVYENAIYPWRGESMGWYRDQLVNNAYKFDFPIHKPFFELSEEQKNLLWKGNNFFTGLDDFFQELEEKNYKIQNRVMLSRYRGKTKCNTCKGKRLRPEANYVKVGEKTISDLVDLPIKNLIVFFKELTLSEYDQKVAKRLLIEINNRLRFLDEVGLNYLSLNRNSATLSGGESQRINLATSLGSSLVGSMYILDEPSIGLHPKDTERLIKVLEDLRNLGNTVIVVEHDEDIMKAADMIIDIGPEAGTYGGHLVAQGTYDEILQADSLTAQYLNGTMEIEVPKKRRKFKNHIDVVGARENNLKNIDVTFPLECLTVITGVSGSGKSTLVKKILFPAIQKQLEGVGEKAGQFSELKGSYSHIKHIEYVDQNPIGRSSRSNPVTYIKAYDDIRDLFSKQPVSKMRAYQPKHFSFNVDGGRCETCKGEGSVTIEMQFMADVHLECETCNGKRFKKEILEVNFENKNIDDVLTMTIDDAIAFFNLHKQTKITQKLQPLQDVGLGYVQLGQSSSTLSGGEAQRIKLASFLVKGVTKEKALFVFDEPTTGLHFHDIKKLLASFDALLDKGHSIIVIEHNLDLIKCADYIIDIGPEGGENGGKLIAFGTPEEVARNKDSATGKYLKEKL; from the coding sequence ATGAAAACTGACATCACCACTCTGGAGCCTAAAAAAAACATTATTATCAAAGGGGCTCAATTACACAATTTAAAAAACATTGATGTAGCGATTCCGCGGAACAAATTGGTTGTGATTACCGGTTTATCCGGTTCCGGAAAATCGAGTCTGGCTTTCGACACTTTATATGCCGAAGGACAGCGCCGTTATGTAGAAAGTTTGTCCTCCTATGCCCGTCAGTTTTTAGGAAGGCTGGATAAACCCAAAGTGGAATATATTAAAGGAATCGCACCGGCTATTGCCATCGAACAAAAAGTAAATACAACCAACGCCCGTTCGACGGTAGGAACTTCCACCGAAATTTACGATTACCTGAAATTGCTTTATGCCCGAATCGGAAAAACTTTTTCTCCTGTTACCGGTAGAGAAGTTAAAAAAGACACTGTTACAGATGTCGTTAACGAAGTCAAAAAACTTCCGTTGGAAAGCAAATGGATGCTATTATCTCCTATCCATCTGGAAGAAGGACGAAAACTGGAAGACAAATTAAAAGTCTTACTACAGCAAGGTTTTGCCCGAATACTGATTGATAATCAAATGGTTCGTCTTGATGAGATCGACCAACATACATTAGACAATAAAGATATACTCCTAATCATTGACCGTATTATCGTCAAAGAAGAAGAGGAATTTTACAATCGGTTAGCCGATGCCGCACAAACCGCTTTTTACGAAGGAAAAGGCGAATGTTACCTACAGGAACTGAACAGCGAAAAACGAATTATTTTCAGTAATAATTTTGAAATGGACGGTATACTGTTTTTGGAACCCAATGTTCATTTATTCAGCTTTAACAACCCGTATGGTGCTTGTCCGAAATGTGAAGGCTACGGAAATGTAATCGGTATTGATGAAGAGCTTGTGATTCCGAATACCGCATTGTCCGTATATGAAAATGCTATTTATCCGTGGCGTGGCGAAAGTATGGGCTGGTATCGCGATCAATTAGTTAATAATGCCTATAAATTTGATTTTCCGATCCACAAGCCCTTTTTCGAGTTATCGGAAGAACAAAAAAACCTGCTGTGGAAAGGAAATAATTTTTTTACCGGTCTGGATGATTTTTTTCAGGAACTGGAAGAAAAGAATTATAAAATTCAAAACCGGGTAATGTTATCGCGTTACCGCGGAAAAACAAAATGTAATACCTGTAAAGGAAAACGATTACGCCCTGAAGCTAACTATGTGAAAGTAGGCGAAAAAACAATTTCTGATCTGGTTGATTTACCGATCAAAAATCTGATTGTGTTTTTTAAAGAGCTTACACTATCTGAATATGATCAGAAAGTAGCCAAACGTCTTTTAATTGAAATCAATAACCGTTTGCGCTTTTTAGATGAAGTAGGATTAAATTATCTGTCCTTAAACCGTAATTCCGCTACGTTATCCGGAGGAGAATCGCAACGTATTAACCTGGCAACTTCACTGGGAAGTAGCCTTGTCGGATCCATGTATATTCTGGATGAGCCCAGTATCGGCTTACACCCGAAAGATACGGAACGACTGATTAAAGTACTGGAAGACCTTCGTAATCTCGGAAATACTGTTATCGTTGTCGAACACGATGAGGATATCATGAAAGCCGCAGATATGATTATCGATATCGGACCCGAAGCCGGAACTTATGGCGGACATTTGGTCGCTCAAGGTACGTATGATGAAATACTACAGGCTGATTCGTTAACCGCTCAATATTTAAACGGAACGATGGAAATTGAAGTTCCGAAAAAAAGGAGAAAATTCAAAAACCATATTGATGTTGTCGGAGCGAGGGAAAACAACTTGAAAAATATTGATGTAACATTTCCTTTAGAGTGTCTGACAGTAATCACCGGGGTTTCCGGAAGCGGAAAAAGTACATTGGTTAAAAAAATCCTTTTTCCGGCCATCCAAAAACAACTGGAAGGCGTTGGAGAAAAAGCAGGACAATTCAGTGAATTAAAAGGAAGCTATTCGCATATCAAACATATTGAATATGTCGACCAGAATCCTATTGGTCGTAGTTCCCGTTCCAACCCGGTAACGTATATCAAAGCGTATGATGATATCCGGGATCTGTTTTCCAAGCAGCCGGTTTCGAAAATGAGAGCCTATCAACCGAAACACTTTTCATTTAACGTAGACGGCGGACGATGTGAAACCTGTAAAGGAGAAGGTTCCGTGACTATCGAAATGCAGTTTATGGCCGATGTTCATTTGGAATGTGAAACCTGTAACGGAAAACGATTTAAAAAAGAGATACTTGAGGTTAACTTCGAAAACAAAAATATTGATGATGTTTTAACGATGACGATTGATGATGCCATCGCATTTTTCAATCTGCATAAGCAAACCAAAATCACTCAAAAATTACAACCGTTACAAGATGTAGGCTTGGGATATGTACAATTAGGACAATCTTCTTCTACCTTATCCGGAGGAGAAGCCCAACGTATTAAACTAGCTTCTTTCTTAGTCAAAGGGGTAACCAAAGAAAAAGCATTATTCGTATTTGACGAACCGACAACCGGATTGCATTTTCACGATATCAAAAAATTACTGGCTTCTTTTGATGCGCTACTCGATAAAGGGCATTCCATAATTGTAATCGAACACAATCTTGATCTGATCAAATGTGCCGATTATATTATCGACATTGGTCCCGAAGGTGGTGAAAACGGCGGAAAACTAATCGCTTTCGGTACGCCGGAGGAAGTGGCCCGAAATAAAGATTCCGCAACCGGAAAATATTTAAAAGAGAAATTATAA
- a CDS encoding RNA polymerase sigma factor yields the protein MANVVLPDAVLVKNYVGGDETALATLIERHQSKIYGFIYSKVMDREITEDIFQDTFIKVIKTLKSKNYNEEGKFLPWVMRISHNLIVDYFRKSKKMPYHRETEEFSIFSIMTDNSPNVESRIISEQVEVDLQRLIEELPEDQKEVLVMRMYQDLSFKEIADLTGVSINTALGRMRYALMNLRKVIEKNQIILTN from the coding sequence ATGGCTAATGTTGTACTTCCAGACGCTGTCTTAGTAAAAAATTATGTAGGGGGAGATGAAACTGCTTTGGCTACATTAATTGAAAGACATCAATCCAAAATTTATGGCTTTATTTATTCTAAAGTGATGGACAGGGAAATAACAGAAGATATTTTTCAGGACACTTTTATTAAAGTCATCAAAACGTTGAAATCGAAAAATTACAACGAAGAGGGAAAATTTCTGCCTTGGGTAATGCGTATTTCGCATAATCTGATCGTGGATTATTTTAGAAAATCAAAAAAAATGCCTTATCACAGGGAAACGGAAGAATTTTCTATTTTCTCTATTATGACGGATAACAGCCCGAACGTTGAAAGTAGAATTATCAGTGAACAGGTTGAAGTGGATCTGCAACGTCTTATCGAAGAACTTCCTGAGGATCAGAAAGAAGTGTTAGTAATGCGTATGTATCAGGATCTCAGCTTTAAAGAAATCGCTGATTTAACAGGAGTAAGTATTAATACTGCACTGGGACGTATGCGTTATGCATTAATGAATCTTAGAAAAGTAATTGAAAAGAATCAAATAATTTTGACGAACTAA
- a CDS encoding endonuclease III domain-containing protein translates to MTKEDKVDFVIRTLNEIYPEIPIPLDHKDPYTLLIAVLLSAQCTDVRVNQITPLLFAKADNPYDMVKMSVEEIKEIIRPCGLSPMKSKGIYGLSQILIEKHNGEVPKDFDALEALPAVGHKTASVVMSQAFGVPAFPVDTHIHRLMYRWNLSNGKNVQQTEKDAKRIFPRDLWNDLHLQIIWYGREYSPARGWDLEKDIITQTIGRKSVIDDYYKKKTKPLK, encoded by the coding sequence ATGACCAAAGAAGACAAAGTCGATTTTGTTATAAGAACGTTAAACGAAATTTATCCGGAAATTCCGATTCCATTAGACCATAAAGATCCCTATACCCTTCTGATTGCCGTTTTATTATCAGCACAATGTACAGATGTACGCGTAAACCAGATTACGCCTTTGCTTTTTGCTAAAGCGGATAATCCGTATGATATGGTTAAAATGAGTGTAGAAGAAATTAAGGAAATTATCAGACCCTGCGGATTATCGCCGATGAAATCGAAAGGAATTTACGGTTTATCTCAAATTCTGATTGAAAAGCACAACGGTGAAGTACCAAAGGATTTTGATGCATTGGAAGCGCTTCCGGCTGTAGGTCATAAAACAGCCAGTGTGGTCATGTCACAGGCATTCGGTGTTCCTGCGTTTCCGGTAGACACTCACATTCATCGTCTGATGTACCGTTGGAATCTTTCAAACGGAAAGAATGTTCAGCAAACCGAAAAAGATGCCAAACGTATTTTTCCCAGAGATTTATGGAACGATCTTCATTTACAGATTATCTGGTACGGAAGAGAATACTCACCGGCCAGAGGATGGGATCTTGAAAAAGATATTATCACCCAGACCATCGGTAGAAAATCGGTTATCGATGACTATTATAAAAAGAAAACCAAACCGCTTAAATAA
- the bcp gene encoding thioredoxin-dependent thiol peroxidase — translation MMTLKKGDKAPNFSGVDQDGKTHTLTDYKGKKLVVFFYPKANTPGCTAEACDLRDNFERFKANNYELLGVSADSAKAQGKFKDKYEFPFPLLADEDKTVINAFGVWGPKKFMGREYDGIHRTTFVIDENGVIEDVITQVKTKAHADQILK, via the coding sequence ATGATGACATTAAAAAAAGGAGATAAGGCTCCGAATTTTTCAGGAGTGGATCAGGATGGGAAAACACATACACTGACCGATTATAAAGGGAAAAAACTGGTAGTGTTTTTTTATCCGAAAGCCAATACACCGGGCTGTACAGCGGAAGCGTGTGATTTAAGAGACAATTTTGAACGTTTTAAGGCAAATAATTACGAACTGTTAGGTGTGAGTGCCGATAGTGCAAAAGCGCAAGGGAAATTTAAAGATAAGTATGAATTTCCGTTTCCGTTATTGGCCGATGAAGACAAAACGGTTATCAATGCTTTTGGTGTTTGGGGACCGAAAAAGTTTATGGGTAGGGAATATGACGGAATTCACAGAACAACTTTTGTGATTGATGAAAACGGTGTGATTGAGGATGTAATTACGCAGGTTAAAACCAAAGCACATGCGGATCAGATTTTAAAATAA
- a CDS encoding TonB-dependent receptor: MKNTDNEITLKGDREIEHIPALKEKALRINLNKNIYGTFAEIGAGQETVRHFFRAGGSSGTIAKAMSAYDKDFSDAIYGVEDDGRYVTESRLKKMLSHEIQLVEERLKRDKHPSKMFFSYANTVATIDFAKQYKGHGWVGIKYQLDPEEDYNEIILHIRFKETDSRLQQETLGILGVNLIYGAFYKYNDPKKLLRYLYDHLDKDQLEIDTINFSGPRFKEVDNRLMSLQLVKNGMTDAVMFDPNGNNILPASILYRKNILALRGSFRPVTKVNMDMYQKSYEMFLKEKKVDKDNTMVIFEITLSNLRSEGEIDERDFMDRAELLCSLGQTVMISNFQEYYKVVEYFSEYSKARMGLAMGVSNLIDIFDEKYYRHLSGGILEAFGKLFYRDLKVFLYPMEDEEGNVITSQNLKVHPRMKELYKFFAYNGKVVDITDFDKEHLKIFSREVLKMIHEGQEGWEDMLPEGISELIKRDHLFSCGETNEIEQ, encoded by the coding sequence ATGAAAAACACAGATAACGAAATTACTCTTAAGGGTGACCGGGAAATAGAACATATTCCTGCTCTGAAAGAGAAAGCACTCCGTATCAATCTCAACAAAAACATTTACGGGACTTTTGCAGAGATCGGAGCCGGACAGGAAACGGTAAGACATTTTTTCAGAGCCGGAGGATCTTCCGGAACGATTGCAAAAGCGATGTCTGCTTATGATAAAGACTTTAGTGACGCAATTTACGGTGTAGAAGACGATGGTCGCTATGTTACTGAAAGTCGTTTAAAAAAAATGTTATCCCACGAAATTCAACTTGTGGAAGAACGTTTAAAAAGAGATAAACATCCCAGCAAAATGTTCTTTAGCTATGCCAATACGGTAGCAACTATCGATTTTGCTAAACAATACAAAGGCCACGGTTGGGTCGGAATAAAATACCAACTGGATCCGGAAGAAGATTATAACGAAATTATCCTTCACATTCGTTTTAAAGAAACCGATTCCCGACTACAACAGGAAACATTAGGTATTTTGGGCGTAAATCTTATTTACGGAGCCTTTTATAAATACAACGATCCTAAAAAATTACTTCGTTACTTATACGATCACCTGGACAAAGATCAATTAGAAATTGATACTATTAACTTTTCCGGTCCGCGTTTTAAAGAGGTCGACAATCGTTTGATGAGTTTACAACTTGTTAAAAACGGAATGACTGATGCTGTAATGTTTGATCCGAACGGTAACAACATTTTACCGGCATCTATTCTGTATCGCAAAAATATTTTGGCATTACGCGGAAGTTTCCGTCCGGTAACCAAAGTGAACATGGATATGTACCAAAAGTCATACGAAATGTTCCTAAAGGAGAAAAAAGTAGACAAGGATAACACCATGGTTATTTTTGAAATCACCTTATCCAACCTTCGTTCCGAGGGTGAAATCGATGAGCGTGACTTTATGGATCGTGCCGAATTACTTTGTTCATTAGGCCAAACCGTAATGATTTCAAATTTCCAGGAATACTATAAAGTAGTCGAATATTTTTCAGAATACTCGAAAGCAAGAATGGGATTAGCAATGGGCGTAAGTAACCTGATTGATATTTTTGACGAGAAATATTACCGTCACCTTAGCGGAGGAATTCTGGAAGCATTCGGTAAATTATTCTACCGTGACTTAAAAGTATTCCTTTATCCGATGGAAGACGAAGAAGGCAATGTTATCACTTCGCAAAATCTAAAAGTACATCCGCGAATGAAAGAGCTGTACAAGTTCTTCGCCTATAACGGAAAAGTAGTAGACATTACCGATTTTGATAAAGAGCACCTGAAAATATTCTCCCGTGAAGTTTTAAAAATGATTCACGAAGGACAAGAAGGATGGGAAGATATGCTACCCGAAGGGATATCCGAATTAATTAAACGCGATCATCTTTTTAGCTGTGGCGAAACCAACGAAATCGAACAATAA